From one Bifidobacterium sp. WK012_4_13 genomic stretch:
- a CDS encoding DNA repair protein RecN — protein sequence MLEELEIRNLGPIRHANLGFGAGMTAITGETGAGKSMLLDAIRLISGASAQTGRTDSSDRDVWAQGIFHVAEGSEASSIALSAGVEAEDGELFLTRSLPAQRRSRAILNGHTVPRSLLHDVGMELVTIHGQSDQMRLASTARQREMLDRYAQNEELKDRYSALWGSLQDLDGRLSALTRQQESANDRADYLRESIAKIDAASPKSGELEELRSRRERIENAATIIQGVNDALSSLDASQIGVDEDQPDAIVKIHAAIRALEDIGVPAAFDEIVKRLQSVDEELSDIVFSLAGQLDGDDEDGDLDAINSRIHTLNDLVQHWGTDIGEVMRWRDRAQLELEDLEASPEHVAELKERRIEVLNQLAAAAARLSQSRTHAAVKLGAHVSAELASLAMQGSRLEIKVTSRLQPRSDAPDHKPKDASTHVSSETLEAGLDSHGCDDIEFVFTPFPGSPGLPMGKSASGGELSRLMLALELSMVGRAPSGSPESRDSGDPKASENLGEHAESGHAESDHAEPGHAKSEHTESLTSSSETSQPDGMVFIFDEVDAGVGGKAAVELGKRLATLSRRAQVIVVTHLAQVASWAQTQYTVSKSSVADSAVEGGARIETIVNKVEGESREHEIARMLAGSESTTSLRHARELLESSTI from the coding sequence ATGCTTGAGGAGCTGGAAATCCGCAATCTTGGTCCGATACGTCACGCGAATCTCGGCTTTGGCGCTGGAATGACTGCGATCACTGGCGAGACCGGTGCCGGAAAATCCATGCTTCTGGATGCCATACGTCTGATATCCGGGGCAAGTGCCCAGACGGGGCGCACCGATTCGTCGGATCGGGATGTATGGGCACAGGGCATCTTTCATGTTGCCGAGGGGTCCGAGGCGTCCTCCATCGCGCTGAGCGCGGGGGTGGAGGCTGAGGATGGGGAGCTTTTCCTGACTCGCTCGTTGCCCGCGCAGAGACGTTCACGTGCGATTCTCAATGGTCATACGGTGCCACGGTCGCTGCTTCATGACGTGGGCATGGAACTGGTCACCATTCATGGACAGTCGGATCAGATGAGACTCGCATCCACGGCACGGCAACGGGAAATGCTTGACCGCTATGCCCAGAACGAGGAATTGAAAGATCGCTACAGCGCACTCTGGGGCTCATTGCAAGACTTGGACGGGCGCTTGAGCGCCTTGACACGGCAACAGGAATCGGCGAACGATCGCGCTGACTATCTGCGTGAATCCATCGCCAAGATCGATGCTGCCTCTCCGAAGTCTGGTGAGCTCGAGGAGCTCAGGTCACGGCGCGAACGCATAGAGAATGCTGCGACCATCATCCAGGGGGTGAACGATGCGCTGTCTTCGCTCGACGCTTCGCAGATTGGCGTGGACGAGGACCAGCCCGACGCCATCGTGAAAATCCATGCAGCGATACGAGCCTTGGAGGATATCGGCGTTCCCGCTGCCTTCGACGAGATCGTGAAGCGGCTGCAATCGGTGGATGAGGAACTTTCCGACATCGTGTTCAGCCTGGCAGGGCAGCTCGATGGGGACGACGAGGATGGCGACCTGGATGCCATCAACTCACGCATCCACACGCTGAACGACCTGGTGCAGCATTGGGGCACCGACATCGGGGAAGTGATGCGATGGCGGGACAGGGCGCAGCTTGAGCTGGAAGACCTGGAAGCCTCGCCTGAGCATGTCGCCGAGCTCAAGGAAAGACGAATCGAAGTGTTGAACCAGCTTGCCGCCGCAGCTGCGCGGCTGTCGCAATCGCGCACGCATGCCGCCGTGAAGCTCGGAGCGCATGTGAGTGCCGAGCTTGCATCATTGGCAATGCAGGGGTCCCGCCTTGAGATCAAGGTCACGTCTCGACTGCAGCCTCGCAGTGATGCTCCGGATCACAAGCCGAAGGATGCTTCCACGCATGTGTCCTCGGAAACCCTCGAAGCTGGTCTGGACTCTCACGGTTGCGACGACATCGAATTCGTGTTCACGCCTTTTCCCGGATCGCCCGGACTGCCCATGGGAAAAAGCGCCTCGGGCGGTGAATTGAGCCGACTCATGCTGGCATTGGAGCTGTCTATGGTCGGAAGGGCTCCTTCCGGATCGCCTGAATCCAGAGATTCCGGGGATCCCAAGGCTTCTGAGAACCTGGGAGAGCATGCTGAATCTGGGCATGCTGAATCGGACCATGCTGAACCTGGGCATGCTAAATCGGAGCATACTGAATCCCTGACGTCGTCTTCTGAGACATCTCAGCCCGATGGAATGGTCTTCATCTTTGACGAGGTCGATGCCGGCGTTGGCGGCAAGGCGGCCGTCGAACTTGGGAAGCGTCTTGCGACGCTGTCGCGCAGGGCTCAGGTGATTGTGGTGACGCATCTTGCCCAGGTCGCATCATGGGCGCAGACCCAATACACCGTCAGCAAAAGTTCCGTTGCCGATTCAGCCGTCGAAGGCGGCGCTCGCATCGAGACAATCGTCAACAAGGTCGAAGGCGAGTCACGAGAGCATGAGATCGCTCGGATGCTCGCTGGAAGCGAATCCACCACTTCGCTGCGCCATGCCCGGGAGTTGCTCGAATCGAGCACGATATAG
- a CDS encoding NAD kinase: MIRRKAVVVTHRRIRSSGNVVSEAVEHLQESGFTVKVIDNLEAPAYGAQPRVVDDDTEIVVVLGGDGTMLGAAELVKCTNVPIVGINLGHVGFLAEFESFQMSEAIGKIADRDYSIDARMVAHVDVWLPESKQPITDWALNDMTLERSDRGKMVELSIRVNDVEMSSFGCDGVIVATPTGSTAYAFSAGGPIVWPDVQALQMVPLAAHALFARPLIIGSSSTFTFDVLDESTSDGWICCDGRRQRWVPKGSRVLVRESRDRLRLARLSGTSFTKRLVTKFSLPVIGWRESRHYEGQFGNMSYEQSRRPEGAETILGSVDSSAKASYDRPVQDATDGDANA, from the coding sequence ATGATTCGACGCAAGGCTGTGGTCGTCACCCATCGGCGCATTCGTTCGAGCGGCAATGTCGTCAGCGAGGCGGTGGAGCATCTCCAGGAATCCGGTTTCACGGTCAAGGTCATCGATAATCTGGAGGCTCCCGCCTATGGGGCGCAACCTCGAGTCGTCGACGACGATACCGAGATAGTCGTGGTTCTCGGTGGCGATGGTACGATGCTCGGCGCTGCTGAGTTGGTGAAATGCACGAACGTGCCTATAGTCGGCATCAACCTTGGGCATGTCGGGTTCCTGGCGGAATTCGAGAGCTTCCAGATGAGCGAGGCGATTGGCAAGATCGCCGATCGCGACTATTCGATCGACGCGAGGATGGTGGCTCACGTGGATGTGTGGCTGCCCGAATCCAAGCAGCCGATCACCGACTGGGCACTGAACGACATGACACTCGAGCGTTCCGATCGAGGCAAGATGGTTGAGCTCAGCATCCGGGTCAATGACGTCGAGATGAGTTCATTCGGATGCGACGGGGTGATAGTCGCGACGCCGACGGGATCGACGGCCTACGCCTTCTCTGCCGGCGGTCCCATCGTATGGCCTGACGTCCAGGCACTGCAGATGGTGCCTCTGGCCGCGCACGCGCTGTTTGCAAGACCATTGATCATCGGTTCAAGTTCGACCTTTACCTTTGACGTCCTTGACGAATCGACCTCAGACGGTTGGATCTGCTGTGACGGACGTCGGCAGCGCTGGGTTCCCAAGGGTTCTCGCGTCCTGGTCCGCGAGTCGCGAGACAGGCTGCGGCTGGCACGTCTCTCGGGCACGTCGTTCACCAAGCGACTTGTGACCAAATTCAGCCTGCCCGTGATAGGGTGGCGCGAAAGCCGCCATTATGAAGGGCAGTTCGGGAACATGAGCTATGAACAGTCCCGCAGACCAGAGGGCGCCGAGACGATTCTCGGCTCAGTCGATTCAAGTGCCAAGGCATCTTATGATCGTCCAGTGCAGGATGCCACGGATGGGGACGCCAATGCTTGA
- a CDS encoding TlyA family RNA methyltransferase yields the protein MRHTDGTQAQSVTRLDQELVIRGLIRSRTKAQQAIATGKVQVNSRIVTKSSLPVSVEDRISVDLGENYVSRGALKLAGAFEAFTPLGLPDARDMDCLDIGASTGGFTDFLLRRGARRVMALDVGHGQLDERIASDSRVLEMDGLNIRDVCAKDLPFDPGYIVSDVSFISLTYVIPAIASFLRRDATCIFLVKPQFEVGRKRLGHHGIVESEALREEALRSVVDCARGNGFSVRGSAPSPIEGTHGNREYLLWLEFRVA from the coding sequence ATGCGTCACACTGATGGCACGCAAGCTCAGTCGGTGACGCGGCTGGACCAAGAGCTTGTCATACGAGGTCTCATACGGTCACGAACCAAGGCGCAGCAGGCCATAGCCACCGGGAAGGTCCAGGTGAATTCGCGCATCGTCACCAAGAGCTCCCTTCCTGTGAGCGTCGAGGACAGGATTTCGGTCGATCTTGGTGAGAATTATGTCTCCCGCGGCGCGTTGAAGCTGGCCGGTGCCTTCGAGGCGTTCACCCCGCTGGGTCTTCCCGACGCAAGGGATATGGATTGCCTGGACATCGGCGCATCCACGGGTGGATTCACGGATTTCCTCTTGCGGCGTGGTGCCAGGCGGGTCATGGCGCTGGACGTCGGACATGGTCAGCTGGACGAGCGCATAGCATCCGATTCCCGCGTCCTTGAGATGGATGGTCTCAACATTCGAGACGTCTGTGCCAAGGATCTGCCCTTCGATCCCGGATACATCGTCTCGGATGTTTCGTTCATCTCGCTTACCTACGTCATTCCGGCAATAGCATCGTTCCTGCGACGAGATGCCACTTGCATATTCCTCGTCAAGCCGCAGTTCGAGGTCGGACGGAAACGTCTGGGACATCACGGCATAGTCGAGAGTGAGGCACTCCGAGAAGAGGCATTGCGCAGCGTTGTCGACTGCGCGCGCGGCAACGGCTTCTCGGTGCGCGGCTCTGCCCCGTCGCCGATAGAGGGCACGCATGGCAACAGGGAATACCTGCTCTGGCTGGAATTTCGAGTCGCCTGA
- a CDS encoding HAD-IIA family hydrolase, with protein sequence MNHTRCLKASEQPLARRYALALLDLDGVVYRGDDPVVHASEGIAKAQSEGMRPSYTTNNPSRFPDTVAEQLRGLGVDADGSDIITSAIVAARMLTHHLATGAKVLIVGAEHLRDEVRKSGFEVVDDARAHPDAVLQSWHKDLSFDELAQAAYAIEQGAEYYVTNRDMTIPREQGIAPGNGAMQLPIIETTGKHPLDSAGKPESAMYDEARTLFSHTDQPIPGDACLPVGDRLDTDIEAANRGDYDSLVVLTGVATPRMIMTASSMQRPTFIARDLLGLDMAHPAATRLGEGEWRCRGCVVRRTGTLFELDASDEAMGSYDGLDALRAASCAVWEAMDGGMDANLIDVTSIEQAIDAGSRGE encoded by the coding sequence ATGAATCACACAAGGTGTCTCAAAGCAAGCGAACAGCCTCTGGCACGGCGCTATGCCCTCGCTCTCCTGGATCTCGACGGGGTGGTGTATCGAGGCGACGATCCGGTGGTCCATGCCTCCGAAGGCATTGCCAAGGCTCAGTCGGAGGGCATGAGACCGTCATACACGACCAACAATCCTTCGCGATTCCCCGACACCGTGGCCGAACAGCTGCGTGGTCTCGGCGTGGATGCCGACGGTTCCGACATCATAACTTCCGCGATCGTCGCGGCAAGAATGCTGACCCACCATCTTGCGACCGGCGCGAAGGTGCTCATTGTCGGCGCCGAGCATCTTCGTGACGAGGTGCGCAAGTCGGGCTTCGAGGTGGTTGACGATGCCCGTGCCCACCCGGATGCCGTCCTGCAGTCATGGCACAAGGATCTGAGCTTTGACGAGCTGGCACAGGCAGCCTATGCGATCGAGCAGGGAGCCGAATATTACGTCACCAACCGTGACATGACGATTCCTCGTGAACAGGGCATCGCTCCCGGAAACGGTGCAATGCAGCTGCCGATAATCGAAACGACGGGCAAGCATCCGCTCGATTCGGCAGGCAAGCCCGAATCTGCGATGTATGACGAGGCGAGAACGCTCTTCTCCCATACGGATCAGCCCATTCCAGGCGACGCGTGCCTCCCCGTCGGCGATCGTCTCGATACCGACATCGAGGCAGCGAACCGCGGTGACTACGATTCATTGGTGGTCCTTACCGGTGTTGCCACGCCAAGGATGATCATGACTGCCTCATCCATGCAGAGGCCCACGTTCATCGCTCGCGACCTGCTTGGGCTCGACATGGCTCACCCCGCAGCGACACGACTGGGCGAAGGGGAGTGGCGCTGCCGCGGTTGTGTGGTTCGCCGCACCGGCACCCTGTTCGAACTTGATGCCTCCGACGAGGCAATGGGTTCCTATGATGGCTTGGATGCCCTGCGTGCGGCAAGTTGCGCCGTCTGGGAAGCCATGGATGGTGGCATGGATGCGAATCTGATCGATGTCACATCCATCGAACAGGCAATCGATGCAGGCTCGCGGGGTGAGTGA
- the tyrS gene encoding tyrosine--tRNA ligase, giving the protein MVQVTDYRQAGFDSLSDELQWRGLIAQHTDETRLYETLNGKPISFYAGFDPTAPSLHIGNLVQLINMRHLQAAGHRPYALVGGATGLIGDPRESGERTLNPAETVERWVERLRDQIGRFLSSDGDNAVQYVNNLDWTGKMSVIDFLRDVGKNFRLGTMLNKDIVARRLNSDEGISFTEFSYQVLQGNDFLHLFDSHGCVLELGGNDQWGNLVSGLDLIHKVRGENVSVMTSPIITDAQGKKFGKSEGGAIWLDATMLSPYRFYQFWFNQPDDQVIRLLKYFTFLPKSEIEQLEAEVSEDPGARHAQRTLAWEVTSFVHGEHATQQAIDAASALFGRGADLREIDADTLEASLEGVRVPSTDGSEPDFAKAATGERIVEAAVSAGLFASVSQARKIITSGGMYVNNARVEDTDAELGVKDFLQGGFAVIRRGKKTIGAVRLQG; this is encoded by the coding sequence ATGGTGCAGGTTACGGACTACAGGCAGGCAGGCTTCGACTCGTTGTCTGACGAATTGCAATGGCGCGGTCTCATAGCTCAACACACTGATGAAACACGTCTTTATGAGACGCTCAATGGCAAGCCGATCAGCTTCTATGCAGGCTTCGATCCCACAGCTCCCTCGCTCCATATCGGCAATCTCGTCCAGCTCATCAACATGCGCCATCTTCAGGCCGCAGGGCATCGCCCATATGCGCTTGTCGGGGGAGCGACGGGACTGATCGGCGATCCCCGCGAATCGGGTGAGCGAACGCTCAACCCGGCTGAGACCGTCGAACGTTGGGTCGAGCGCCTTCGTGACCAGATAGGCCGTTTCCTCTCTTCGGATGGCGACAATGCGGTGCAGTACGTCAACAACCTTGACTGGACTGGCAAGATGTCGGTCATCGACTTTCTGCGTGACGTCGGCAAGAACTTCCGACTCGGAACCATGCTGAACAAGGATATCGTGGCTCGTCGTCTCAATTCAGACGAAGGGATCTCATTCACGGAATTCAGCTATCAGGTCTTGCAGGGCAATGATTTCCTGCATCTTTTCGACAGTCACGGCTGTGTGCTTGAGCTGGGGGGCAATGACCAGTGGGGCAATCTTGTCAGTGGCCTTGACCTGATTCACAAGGTGCGTGGCGAGAACGTGAGCGTGATGACGTCTCCGATCATCACCGACGCCCAGGGCAAGAAGTTCGGCAAGTCAGAGGGTGGCGCAATCTGGCTTGATGCGACGATGCTCAGTCCATATCGCTTCTATCAGTTCTGGTTCAACCAGCCTGACGATCAGGTCATCAGACTGCTGAAGTACTTCACCTTCCTTCCCAAGAGCGAGATCGAGCAGCTTGAGGCAGAGGTGAGCGAGGATCCTGGTGCGCGGCATGCGCAGAGGACGCTTGCATGGGAGGTGACGAGCTTCGTCCATGGTGAGCATGCGACCCAGCAGGCGATCGATGCCGCCTCGGCGCTGTTCGGGCGTGGAGCGGACCTGCGTGAGATCGATGCGGATACCTTGGAGGCCTCGTTGGAAGGCGTAAGGGTGCCGTCCACCGATGGAAGCGAGCCGGACTTCGCCAAAGCCGCGACCGGTGAACGCATCGTGGAGGCCGCTGTGAGCGCAGGCCTGTTTGCTTCCGTCTCGCAAGCGCGTAAAATCATCACATCGGGTGGCATGTATGTCAACAACGCCCGTGTCGAAGACACCGACGCCGAACTTGGTGTCAAAGACTTTCTGCAAGGTGGATTCGCAGTGATTCGCAGGGGAAAGAAAACAATAGGAGCCGTTCGCCTGCAGGGCTAG
- the argH gene encoding argininosuccinate lyase, producing MAQQGHESIALWGGRFSSGPSPELSRLSKSTQFDWRLADDDITGSRAHARALARAGLLTEDELDRMESSLDELQCRVDTGAFVPQESDEDEATALERGLLEIAGDELGGKLRAGRSRNDQIAALIRMWLRRHARSVARDVLTLVESIIAQSRTAGTTVMPGRTHMQHAQPVLLAHQLMAHAWPLLRDVERLIDWDARADASPYGSGALAGNTLGLDPQAVAHDLGFSRVTDNSIDGTASRDVVAEFAFIAAMIGIDLSRLSEEIIIWNTQEFAFVRLDDAYSTGSSIMPQKKNPDIAELARGKAGRLIGDLTGLMTTLKALPTAYARDLQEDKEAVFDQVDTLEVVLPAFSGMVATLRFDGKRLEEEAPTGFALATDIAEWLVKNGVPFRHAHELSGACVKRAEGQGEELWDLTDDEFVEIFDGFVDAGLAPKVREVLTTQGSVKARNGKGGTAPERVAEQIEDAEAQMKTLSQWVSVQ from the coding sequence ATGGCTCAGCAAGGTCATGAATCAATTGCGTTATGGGGAGGCCGATTCAGTTCGGGCCCTTCTCCTGAGCTTTCTAGACTGAGCAAGTCCACGCAGTTCGACTGGCGTCTCGCGGATGACGACATCACCGGTTCGAGGGCGCATGCCCGAGCCCTGGCGCGAGCCGGACTGCTGACCGAGGATGAGCTCGACCGGATGGAATCCTCTCTCGATGAGCTGCAGTGCAGGGTCGACACCGGCGCTTTCGTTCCTCAGGAATCCGATGAGGATGAGGCCACGGCCCTTGAGCGTGGCCTTCTTGAAATCGCAGGTGACGAGCTGGGTGGCAAGCTGCGTGCAGGGCGTTCGCGCAACGATCAGATCGCGGCCCTTATCCGCATGTGGCTGCGTCGTCATGCCCGGTCCGTGGCAAGGGATGTGCTGACGCTTGTGGAATCGATCATCGCGCAGTCACGGACAGCAGGGACGACCGTCATGCCCGGGCGAACGCATATGCAGCACGCGCAGCCCGTTCTGCTCGCGCATCAGCTCATGGCCCACGCGTGGCCCTTGCTCCGTGACGTCGAACGGCTGATCGACTGGGATGCGCGTGCGGATGCGAGCCCATACGGTTCTGGTGCTCTGGCAGGGAACACGCTTGGCCTTGACCCGCAGGCGGTCGCGCATGATCTCGGCTTCTCCCGTGTGACCGATAACTCTATAGATGGAACGGCCTCTCGCGATGTGGTCGCTGAATTCGCATTCATCGCTGCGATGATCGGCATCGACCTGTCCCGATTGAGCGAAGAGATCATTATCTGGAACACCCAGGAATTCGCCTTCGTCCGTCTTGACGATGCCTATTCGACTGGTTCGTCGATCATGCCACAGAAGAAGAATCCTGACATCGCCGAACTCGCTCGTGGAAAGGCCGGCCGACTGATCGGTGACCTCACCGGATTGATGACGACGCTGAAGGCATTGCCGACTGCCTATGCCCGTGACCTCCAGGAAGACAAGGAAGCGGTGTTCGATCAGGTGGACACTCTTGAAGTCGTGCTGCCTGCCTTCTCTGGCATGGTCGCTACGCTGCGATTCGACGGCAAGCGTCTCGAAGAGGAAGCCCCGACCGGATTTGCGCTCGCGACCGACATCGCGGAGTGGCTGGTGAAGAACGGCGTTCCCTTCCGCCATGCACATGAGCTTTCCGGTGCCTGCGTCAAGAGGGCGGAAGGCCAGGGAGAGGAACTCTGGGATCTGACGGATGACGAGTTCGTCGAGATCTTCGATGGATTCGTCGATGCCGGACTTGCACCGAAGGTTCGCGAGGTTCTGACGACCCAAGGGTCTGTAAAGGCACGCAATGGCAAGGGCGGAACCGCTCCCGAACGCGTCGCCGAGCAGATCGAGGACGCTGAGGCACAGATGAAAACGCTTTCACAGTGGGTTTCCGTGCAGTAG
- a CDS encoding argininosuccinate synthase, whose amino-acid sequence MSDRNRIVLAYSGGLDTSVAIPYLKDRTGKDVVAVSLDVGQGGERLETIKQRALACGAVESYVVDARDEFADEYCMMALQANAMYEGVYPLVSAISRPLITKHLVHAAHQFGADTIAHGCTGKGNDQVRFEVSIMSIDPTLKAISPIRDLGLMRDVEIAYAKEHKLPIEQTEKSPYSIDQNVWGRAIETGYLEDPWNAPTKDVYSYTDDPAFPPVEDEVTITFKKGIPVQIDGRDVTPLQAIEEMNRRAGAQGIGRIDLIEDRLVGIKSRELYEAPGAIALITAHEELENCCLEREQHRIKRDIDKRWGELVYDAQWYSPAVKSLTAFIKDTQEYVSGQIRMSLHGGRAVVTGRRSDSSLYDYSLATYETGDSFDQKASNGFIEIYGLPSKVAAARDVKFGNAVEVPQGDVK is encoded by the coding sequence ATGAGTGACAGGAACAGAATCGTATTGGCATATTCGGGAGGTCTCGACACCTCCGTCGCCATTCCGTACTTGAAGGACAGAACCGGCAAGGACGTCGTCGCTGTGTCATTGGACGTCGGTCAGGGTGGCGAGCGCCTGGAGACCATAAAGCAGCGAGCCTTGGCATGTGGTGCGGTCGAGTCGTATGTCGTCGACGCACGTGATGAATTCGCGGACGAATACTGCATGATGGCGCTTCAGGCCAATGCGATGTATGAGGGCGTGTATCCTCTCGTGTCTGCAATCTCAAGGCCATTGATCACCAAGCATCTGGTCCATGCTGCGCATCAGTTCGGTGCCGACACCATTGCGCACGGCTGCACGGGCAAGGGCAACGACCAGGTTCGCTTCGAGGTCTCGATCATGTCCATCGATCCGACGTTGAAGGCCATCAGCCCGATTCGTGACCTTGGGCTGATGCGTGACGTCGAGATCGCCTATGCCAAGGAGCACAAGCTTCCGATCGAGCAGACCGAGAAGAGCCCTTATTCCATCGATCAGAATGTCTGGGGTCGTGCAATCGAGACCGGATATCTCGAGGACCCGTGGAACGCGCCGACCAAGGACGTCTATTCGTACACCGACGATCCGGCATTCCCCCCGGTCGAGGATGAAGTGACGATCACTTTCAAGAAGGGCATTCCCGTTCAGATCGATGGCAGGGATGTAACGCCGCTGCAGGCGATCGAAGAGATGAATCGCCGCGCAGGCGCGCAGGGCATCGGTCGCATCGATCTGATCGAGGATCGTCTTGTCGGCATCAAGTCGCGTGAGCTCTATGAGGCACCAGGTGCGATTGCCCTGATCACAGCCCATGAGGAGCTTGAGAACTGCTGCCTCGAACGTGAACAGCACCGCATCAAGCGCGATATCGACAAGCGCTGGGGCGAGCTGGTCTACGATGCACAGTGGTATTCACCTGCCGTGAAGTCGCTGACCGCGTTCATCAAGGACACGCAGGAATACGTTTCCGGTCAGATTCGCATGAGTCTGCATGGCGGGCGTGCCGTCGTCACCGGACGTCGTTCCGACAGCTCTCTCTATGACTATTCGCTTGCAACCTATGAGACCGGCGACTCCTTCGATCAGAAGGCTTCGAACGGCTTCATCGAGATCTATGGCCTTCCGAGCAAGGTCGCCGCAGCCCGCGACGTCAAGTTCGGCAACGCCGTCGAAGTGCCGCAGGGCGACGTCAAGTAA
- a CDS encoding arginine repressor, with translation MSDEEYSGLRRPPTRTARHSAIQQALSSSAITSQQQLAEVLATQGIEVTQATLSRDLDEMHASKQRMADGSFAYVVPESALSGEFPTVRAAIDEQSDTESNVLNRYEQQLSRTLTGLVTSVATAQNLVVIHTPSGAAQYVASVLDRQSIQGIVGTIAGDDTVMAIAADAQTAKTRAEWFLLLASGGESGHAGAKARP, from the coding sequence ATGAGTGACGAGGAATACTCGGGGCTTCGCAGACCGCCGACGCGCACCGCACGGCACAGTGCGATTCAGCAGGCGCTTTCAAGCTCTGCCATCACCTCCCAGCAGCAATTGGCCGAGGTTCTTGCTACTCAGGGCATTGAGGTGACTCAGGCGACACTAAGCAGAGACCTTGATGAGATGCATGCGAGCAAGCAGCGCATGGCAGACGGATCCTTCGCATATGTTGTTCCTGAATCGGCGCTGTCTGGAGAATTCCCGACTGTCAGGGCTGCCATCGATGAGCAGTCCGACACAGAGAGCAACGTCTTGAACCGTTATGAGCAACAGCTTTCAAGAACCTTGACGGGTCTGGTGACATCCGTGGCGACAGCGCAGAATCTCGTGGTCATCCACACCCCTTCGGGCGCCGCGCAATATGTGGCAAGCGTCCTTGACCGCCAGTCAATCCAGGGCATCGTCGGCACCATTGCGGGTGATGACACGGTCATGGCAATTGCTGCGGATGCACAGACCGCAAAGACCAGGGCCGAGTGGTTCTTGCTTCTTGCCTCCGGAGGTGAGTCAGGGCACGCCGGAGCCAAGGCAAGGCCGTAA
- the argF gene encoding ornithine carbamoyltransferase has protein sequence MTAPLRHMLRDDDVSHDEQLQILRLGMKFRKNRFHARPFEGPQAVAILFDKPSTRTRSSFSVGVAELGGYPLVIDKGGSQLGRGEPVADTARVLTRMTSTIVWRTFGQDRVEEMARYATVPVVNALTDEFHPCQVLADFLTIAQHRGGVDALAGKRIAYLGDAGNNMANSYLLAGATAGMHVAVAGPYGYLPDPGIVEEAKAIAERNHGSILVTTDPNEAARDADCIFTDTWVSMGEESEYATRSKPFWNYQVNDELMSRAAPNALFQHCLPAYRGKEVTASVIDGPQSVVWDEAENRLHAQKALMTWLIGKQRGDESLLG, from the coding sequence ATGACAGCACCTCTACGGCATATGCTGCGCGATGACGACGTTTCGCATGACGAGCAGCTGCAGATTCTGAGACTGGGCATGAAGTTCAGGAAGAATCGTTTCCACGCGCGACCTTTCGAGGGTCCGCAGGCTGTCGCGATTCTCTTCGACAAGCCAAGCACCAGAACTCGTTCGAGCTTCTCCGTGGGCGTCGCCGAACTTGGAGGATATCCGCTGGTGATCGATAAGGGAGGATCCCAACTGGGCAGGGGAGAGCCGGTTGCCGATACCGCACGCGTGCTCACTCGCATGACCTCAACCATCGTGTGGAGGACCTTCGGTCAGGACCGAGTCGAGGAAATGGCCAGATACGCCACCGTTCCCGTCGTGAACGCGCTGACCGATGAATTCCATCCATGCCAGGTCCTCGCCGACTTTCTCACGATCGCCCAGCATCGCGGAGGCGTCGATGCGCTGGCAGGCAAGCGCATCGCCTATCTTGGCGACGCGGGGAACAACATGGCGAATTCGTATCTGCTTGCCGGCGCGACCGCAGGAATGCATGTCGCCGTCGCCGGTCCCTATGGCTATCTGCCAGACCCTGGGATCGTCGAGGAGGCCAAGGCGATCGCAGAAAGGAACCACGGTTCCATTCTGGTGACCACGGATCCGAACGAGGCGGCAAGGGATGCCGACTGCATCTTCACCGACACATGGGTCTCGATGGGTGAGGAAAGTGAATACGCGACCCGCTCAAAGCCATTCTGGAACTATCAGGTCAACGATGAGCTTATGAGCCGCGCTGCCCCGAATGCACTCTTCCAGCACTGTCTGCCGGCATACCGGGGCAAGGAGGTCACCGCATCGGTCATAGACGGCCCACAATCCGTCGTGTGGGACGAGGCCGAGAACCGCCTGCACGCGCAGAAGGCGCTGATGACCTGGCTGATTGGCAAGCAGCGTGGAGATGAAAGCCTGCTTGGCTGA